Proteins encoded in a region of the Arvicanthis niloticus isolate mArvNil1 chromosome 16, mArvNil1.pat.X, whole genome shotgun sequence genome:
- the Klhdc9 gene encoding kelch domain-containing protein 9, with protein MAGVQSLGGARGSAWTWRPVARDMLLARAFHSCTELEGRFYLVGGLLEGGARVPSNDTVIFDPAGGQAVRLPARGSPLRSHHDAALVGGRWLCVVGGWDGSRRLSTVAALDTERGVWEVWTANPGNCPPAGLSSHTCTRLSDRELRVSGREGGTHTQRRYGSIYTLKLDHRTRSYCYKEEGCHTASRSGHCAALLPTAGPHPGHQLLLFGGCNSVGPEVAGQWSPGKIKEEPPAAPHLREQLAKLVSSGQGLQQGPQSLRHHSCSVVGPFAVLFGGETLTRARDTICNDLYIYDTRKSPPLWFHFPCTDRGLKRVGHRTCLWNDQLYLVGGFGEDGRTASPQVCILEFFI; from the exons TTCATGCACGGAACTGGAAGGACGGTTCTATCTGGTAGGGGGTCTCCTAGAAGGCGGTGCAAGAGTGCCCAGCAACGACACTGTGATCTTTGACCCAGCTGGGGGTCAAGCGGTGCGACTGCCAGCCCGAGGTAGTCCCCTTCGCAGCCACCACGACGCGGCACTGGTGGGAGGACGTTGGCTCTGCGTGGTGGGTGGCTGGGATGGGTCACGTCGCTTATCCACGGTGGCTGCGCTGGACACCGAGAGAGGAGTGTGGGAAGTATGGACTGCGAACCCTGGCAACTGCCCTCCTGCTGGCCTCAGCAGTCACACCTGCACTCGCCTCTCAGACCGGGAGCTGCGGGTGTCTGGCAGAGAGGGTGGTACCCACACTCAGCGACGCTACGGAAGCATCTACACGTTAAAGTTGGACCACAGGACCCGATCTTATTG CTACAAAGAAGAAGGCTGCCACACAGCCTCACGATCAGGTCACTGTGCGGCCCTGCTGCCAACTGCTGGACCGCACCCGGGTCATCAGCTTTTGCTCTTTGGGGGTTGCAACTCAGTGGGTCCAGAAGTAGCAGGGCAATGGAGCCCTGGGAAAATTAAG GAGGAACCGCCTGCTGCCCCTCATTTGAGGGAACAGCTTGCAAAGCTTGTGAGCAGTGGACAGGGGTTGCAGCAAGGACCCCAGAGCCTGCGGCATCATTCCTGTTCAGTGGTGGGACCCTTCGCTGTACTATTTGGTGGAGAAACTCTGACCAGAGCTAGAGACACGATCTGCAATGATCTCTACATCTACGACACCC GCAAGTCTCCACCTCTGTGGTTCCACTTCCCCTGTACAGACCGTGGACTGAAGCGTGTGGGCCATCGCACTTGCCTTTGGAATGACCAGCTTTATTTGGTTGGGGGTTTTGGTGAGGACGGCAGGACAGCTAGCCCACAGGTTTGCATCCTGGAATTCTTCATCTGA